GCCCACACCACACGGCGTTCGCCAATGCTCGATAACCGCTGGCCGATGGCTTTCACTTTATCGTAGCTGTTGGCGTCGTCCTCTTTGGCCGCCTTAAAATCGGTTCCGGCGGTGTTGGCCATGTTCGTGGCCTGCTTCGCCGTGCTAAAGGCTTGTTGGTAATCGTCCAGGCGGGCGGAATTCCATTCGCGCCACCGCGCCAGATAACCAAACGCGCAGCCCAACAAGAGCGTGGCGACGGCCACCACAGCCCAGGGCTTTTTCGCGCGGATCATCCGGTCTTTAAAGATCTCGCGCGGCAACAAATTGGTGCTCAATTTCGCCAAGCCCAGGCCTTGCACGCATAGGCCATAGCACACCGCGAACGACAGCACGTTATCTTTGAATGCCGGGGAAGTTGTGACCGCGGAACCGTTCAACTTTTGGTAACTGTCCAGTTCCGCCACTTCCAAACCCAGGTTTTGCGCCAAGTATTTGTGCAAACCGCGGAGCTTCATCGCGTTGCCCAGGGGAATCACCCGGCCCAACTTGGCGGTCCGGTCCAAATTCTGGAAAAAGCTCAACGAGCGCTGCACCTCTTCCAGCAACTCGCCAAATACCGGCCGCATGGCCTGAAATACGGCCTTGGGGTCTTCGGCCTTCATGGCGTTGCGCTTCAAATGCTCCGCCTTGGCGAAGGTCAGTTTCATTTGTTTGGTCAGCGCCTTGGTGAAGTTGTTGCCGCCCAGATTCACCGTCCGTTGCCACACACGAAATCCGTTGGTGACCACCAAGTCCGACATCCCCGCACCCAAGGACATAACAATCACGCTCGCGGGCGGGTCTTCCGGATTGTATTGCTCCGTCGGCGGAATTTCCGGCATTTGATCGAACGTGGCAAAGTTGTACAGCGCCACAGGCGTTAGCTGCACAATGTCGATTTCGATGCCCGCGTCGGTAAACGGTTTTAAGGCGCGGTACACTTGATCGCGCTTCATCGCAAACAAGCCAACTTCGGTCTCCAGGGCGAAGCCTTCCTCGACGCTGCCGCCGGCCATTTGTTGGTAATCCCAGACCACGTCTTCCAGTGCGAAAGGAATTTGTTGCCGTGCTTCGTATTTGACAATGTCGGGAACTTTTTTCGATTCCACCGGCGGCAATTTAATGAAGCGGGCCAATCCGCTTTGGCCGGAAACCGAGATCGCCACCTTCATCCCCTTCACCGTGTTGCGAGACAGAAACGTCTCCAGCGCTTCCTTCAGCAACTCCACCGGATTGGCATCCGGCTGGCCGAGAATTTTGGGGTACTCGATAAAATCGAAGGCCTCGGCCACCACCGTGCCGGGTTCTTCGCCCTCGCGGCACAACAATGCCTTGAGCGAACACTGGCCCAGGTCGATTCCCCAGACAGACCCCATTTTGGCCATGTGATAGTTCCTCGATCTCTGTTCCGCACCCAGCAACCGCTGGAAAGCCGGCACTCAGCCTGTCGATCGAAAATGTCCCCTGGGCATCAAGCTCCCACATCAACACTAGGCAGTCACCTGGTTTACCGCCGACACGCGCAAGCCAAGTTCATTTTCCGTATTTCCCATTGTCTTGGCACAACGGCTCCATCACTGGGGATAAACGACAGCAAAAAGAAAAATCCGCTGGCGGAACCGCCAAGCCTCTCTCTAAACCAATGTACTGAGAGTAGATAGCGATTGTCAATCTTTTTGCCTTTCCGGGTGGTGTCTTACCAGATCCGGGTCGTGGGCCTGTTTCAATCTGGCCGGACTGTGCCATCGGTTGGGTGGCCGGGGTCGAGTGCCCCAAGCCTCTGGAAGTGTGCTACGGGGGGTTCCCAGCCAGGAGTCACGTCGAATTGGGCAAAAAGGGATTGGGCAGCAGCCAATCCCGCACTAAACTCCAGAGCCAATTCTGTAGATTGACGAATCCTTTTTCCGCACAATCCATTCCCAAATAGGCACATGGGAAATTTCATTCGCCGCTTCGGACTCCCAGTGCTCAAATTGAGCGTTTTGGCTCTGGTCGTTTGGGGCGGCCATCGGACCATTGCGGCGGGCCTGACCGATTTGCGCCAAAACGGTTGGCGACCGAGCCAACTACATCCGGCTTGGGCGGTCTTGGCCGGTCTATTGTATTTGCTCAGCCAGTATCCCAGCGGCTGGTTTTGGCATTGTGTTTTGATCGCTCTGGGCCAACGGATTCCACGTTGGCACGCATTACGGGCTTACTACATCGGACACTTGGGCAAATACTTTCCGGGCAAAGCGCTGGTGATCGCGCTGCGTGCCGCGCTGGTTAGCCGCCCGTATTGCAAAATCTCGCTGGCGGTCGTGGCCGTGTTTTACGAAACATTCACCACCATGGCCGTGGGGGGTGTTGTGGCCGCGATGATTCTATTGTTCACGCATCGTGAACAAACGTGGTTGATTGTCGGCGCTTTGGGGCTTGCGGTGTTGGTTGGTTTGCCAACGCTGCCGGTGGTATTTGTTCGACTGATGCGATTACTGCGCATGCTGCCGTTGGAACGAACTGCCAGCGAAGCAATTTCGTCCGATTCAAACGCCGCGGCGTCGTTCATTCATCCCAGCGCGAAATTGTTGCTATGCGGATGGTCGACCATTGCGATCGGCTGGATTTTCGCCGGGGCCAGTTTGTGGGCCGTGCTGCGTGCCATCGGCGTCGAAAACATGAATTTGTTGACCGATTTGCCGCTGGACACCGCCACGGTATCGCTGGCCGTGGTGTTGGGATTTGTATCGATGTTGCCGGCCGGGGTTGGTGTGCGCGACGT
This genomic stretch from Pirellulales bacterium harbors:
- a CDS encoding lysylphosphatidylglycerol synthase transmembrane domain-containing protein, translating into MGNFIRRFGLPVLKLSVLALVVWGGHRTIAAGLTDLRQNGWRPSQLHPAWAVLAGLLYLLSQYPSGWFWHCVLIALGQRIPRWHALRAYYIGHLGKYFPGKALVIALRAALVSRPYCKISLAVVAVFYETFTTMAVGGVVAAMILLFTHREQTWLIVGALGLAVLVGLPTLPVVFVRLMRLLRMLPLERTASEAISSDSNAAASFIHPSAKLLLCGWSTIAIGWIFAGASLWAVLRAIGVENMNLLTDLPLDTATVSLAVVLGFVSMLPAGVGVRDVVLLQLLAPRLEQLMPQQGQLLALVAVIVLRLVWLAAEAALAAAIYPLTKAGKTAKP
- the pilM gene encoding type IV pilus assembly protein PilM, translating into MAKMGSVWGIDLGQCSLKALLCREGEEPGTVVAEAFDFIEYPKILGQPDANPVELLKEALETFLSRNTVKGMKVAISVSGQSGLARFIKLPPVESKKVPDIVKYEARQQIPFALEDVVWDYQQMAGGSVEEGFALETEVGLFAMKRDQVYRALKPFTDAGIEIDIVQLTPVALYNFATFDQMPEIPPTEQYNPEDPPASVIVMSLGAGMSDLVVTNGFRVWQRTVNLGGNNFTKALTKQMKLTFAKAEHLKRNAMKAEDPKAVFQAMRPVFGELLEEVQRSLSFFQNLDRTAKLGRVIPLGNAMKLRGLHKYLAQNLGLEVAELDSYQKLNGSAVTTSPAFKDNVLSFAVCYGLCVQGLGLAKLSTNLLPREIFKDRMIRAKKPWAVVAVATLLLGCAFGYLARWREWNSARLDDYQQAFSTAKQATNMANTAGTDFKAAKEDDANSYDKVKAIGQRLSSIGERRVVWAELLKAINDCLPRDEKPPDDISKRNIIYVDSIDCEKRPDLTDWIAAAQPLMPTDEKTKPPDGTPATGAGTAPGDTNAGAPAGATPAGPDATAATPPPAAPAPDGSAAPAAAPDASGNLLDASGPGGWIVMIKAHHYHNHSDDQNSGAEYVRRTLLKELREKNDIQLADVDDKGRPVPLSTKDLGID